The following coding sequences are from one Paenibacillus sp. JDR-2 window:
- a CDS encoding YmfQ family protein yields MAYGNEVYGALAYGAEEGEDGNSNPSGIDLLAYLPSYYREITEMKELQEAAGYEISELAEESNDLLDQSFIDTATWGLTRWESELGIAANRAQSYERRREQLKAKLYGSGTTTKQMIIDTAAAFSGGEVAVNVYPEQYLFEIVFVGSKGIPPNMPGFIQMLEDIKPAHLAYSFKYIYTVWDNLAALSWGDAHAKTWSELKVYEGGAQ; encoded by the coding sequence TTGGCATACGGAAATGAAGTCTATGGGGCACTGGCATACGGAGCGGAGGAGGGGGAGGACGGCAATAGCAATCCTAGCGGTATTGATTTATTAGCCTATCTACCTTCCTATTACCGAGAGATAACCGAAATGAAAGAGCTTCAAGAAGCAGCGGGTTATGAGATTTCGGAGCTTGCTGAGGAAAGTAATGATCTGCTGGACCAGAGCTTTATTGATACGGCAACCTGGGGATTGACGCGCTGGGAGAGCGAGCTGGGCATTGCGGCGAATCGCGCGCAGTCTTACGAACGGCGAAGGGAGCAATTGAAAGCCAAGCTATACGGTTCCGGAACAACAACGAAACAGATGATTATCGACACGGCAGCGGCTTTTTCGGGCGGTGAGGTCGCGGTGAATGTGTATCCGGAGCAATATCTGTTTGAGATTGTGTTTGTCGGATCCAAGGGGATACCCCCAAACATGCCGGGCTTTATCCAGATGCTTGAGGATATCAAGCCAGCTCACTTGGCTTATAGCTTCAAGTACATTTATACCGTTTGGGACAACCTGGCTGCATTGTCATGGGGAGATGCCCATGCAAAAACATGGTCGGAATTAAAAGTATACGAAGGAGGAGCGCAATGA
- a CDS encoding DUF2793 domain-containing protein: MAQTIQLKRGTKAQLDAHGPLVSGEMGFCTDTKEIFIGDGSANTLIGRAMSGTEAARPTASVVGRLYYVASGTNAGYLYFDSGTAWQAVNARKLTELSGSLDDIVDGSSYGKVLKTDLSSGHVNKVSDGSNTLTAAELRGHVNDASLHRQINDSGLAVTDLWSAQKIRNEIELAKRNIEPQASVKNRTTTAPPSTPADGDRYVIPGSATGVWSGKTNQIAEWQSSTWTYYPPAVGWTCYVDDEQKIYSWNGSAWVRTGGALQTIGAGNGLTGGGQADSVTLNIGAGNGIAVAADAISVTAGNGITVSASGVAVNIDASAIIYDAANGNRLTLGTVDGGTF; the protein is encoded by the coding sequence ATGGCTCAAACGATACAGCTAAAAAGAGGCACAAAAGCCCAACTGGATGCTCATGGGCCTCTCGTATCCGGCGAAATGGGATTTTGCACGGACACGAAGGAAATTTTTATCGGAGACGGCAGCGCCAATACGCTTATCGGACGGGCGATGTCCGGGACGGAGGCTGCAAGGCCAACGGCATCCGTTGTGGGACGTCTCTATTATGTGGCAAGCGGAACAAATGCCGGTTACCTGTACTTTGACAGCGGCACGGCCTGGCAAGCGGTCAACGCGCGGAAATTAACCGAGTTATCGGGCTCCTTGGACGATATCGTTGATGGATCAAGCTACGGCAAAGTGTTAAAAACCGATCTTTCAAGCGGTCACGTTAATAAGGTTTCGGATGGATCGAACACTTTGACGGCGGCTGAGTTAAGAGGGCATGTCAATGACGCCAGTCTGCATAGGCAGATCAACGATTCCGGTTTAGCGGTAACGGATTTGTGGTCGGCGCAAAAGATCAGAAATGAAATTGAACTGGCAAAACGAAATATCGAGCCGCAAGCTTCCGTTAAAAACCGGACAACGACGGCTCCCCCGTCAACCCCGGCTGATGGCGACCGTTATGTCATTCCTGGCAGCGCAACGGGCGTCTGGTCGGGCAAGACCAATCAGATTGCGGAATGGCAATCGTCAACCTGGACGTATTATCCGCCTGCGGTTGGCTGGACCTGCTATGTCGACGATGAGCAAAAGATTTACTCATGGAACGGATCGGCGTGGGTTCGGACTGGCGGCGCGCTCCAAACGATTGGGGCCGGCAATGGCCTAACGGGCGGAGGACAAGCAGACAGCGTGACTTTAAATATTGGAGCGGGTAACGGCATTGCGGTTGCGGCAGATGCGATTTCCGTCACGGCAGGCAATGGCATTACGGTTAGCGCAAGCGGTGTGGCCGTTAATATCGATGCCTCTGCCATTATCTACGATGCTGCCAACGGCAATAGGCTCACCTTAGGAACCGTAGACGGCGGAACGTTCTGA
- a CDS encoding baseplate J/gp47 family protein, translated as MYETQTFETILQRMLDRVPGAIDKREGSIIYDALAPAAAELTQIYADLDINLNLVFGDTSSGEYLARRTADFGIERQLASKAQRLGLFYNGANVLMDVPIGSRYSLDGLSFKVTEKISTGNYKLQSETAGSAGNANYGQMLPIDYINGLAKAVLSEVLIPGENEEDDHSLRQRFLAKVQKPGTSGNVSDYKSWALTVSGVGAAYVKPLWNGPGTVKVTILDSEMRPASAALTGEVQHFISPLPGMGQEVAPIGAIVTVAPAEGVAVNLTAKLLLNGSASLADVQKNVESAVAAYLKGLAFAEDSSPKYVRIGALLLDIDGVNDYSFLRINGGISNIPISPDQVAILGTVDLEV; from the coding sequence TTGTACGAAACGCAAACCTTCGAAACGATCTTGCAGCGTATGCTCGACCGGGTACCCGGCGCCATTGACAAGCGCGAGGGGAGTATTATTTACGATGCTCTCGCCCCTGCGGCAGCTGAACTGACTCAAATTTATGCCGATCTGGATATCAACTTGAACCTGGTATTCGGAGATACCTCATCAGGGGAGTATTTGGCGCGAAGAACGGCGGATTTCGGGATCGAACGCCAGCTGGCCTCTAAGGCCCAGCGGCTTGGTTTATTTTACAACGGTGCAAACGTACTGATGGATGTTCCGATTGGCAGCCGTTATTCATTGGATGGCTTGTCCTTCAAAGTGACTGAGAAGATCTCAACCGGCAACTATAAGTTGCAATCCGAGACAGCGGGAAGCGCGGGAAATGCCAATTACGGACAGATGCTTCCCATTGATTACATCAACGGTCTGGCGAAGGCGGTGTTGTCAGAGGTTTTAATCCCCGGAGAAAACGAAGAGGATGATCATTCTTTAAGGCAGCGATTTCTAGCAAAGGTGCAAAAACCGGGAACCAGCGGGAATGTATCCGACTATAAAAGCTGGGCATTAACAGTTTCCGGTGTCGGAGCGGCTTACGTGAAGCCTCTATGGAACGGGCCGGGTACGGTAAAAGTGACGATTCTGGACAGCGAGATGCGACCCGCATCCGCGGCTTTGACCGGGGAAGTGCAGCACTTCATTAGTCCGCTGCCGGGCATGGGACAAGAGGTGGCACCAATCGGGGCTATTGTAACCGTAGCTCCTGCCGAAGGAGTAGCCGTAAATCTTACGGCTAAGCTGCTTCTGAACGGTTCGGCTTCCTTGGCGGATGTCCAGAAGAACGTTGAATCGGCGGTTGCGGCCTATCTGAAGGGGCTCGCGTTTGCCGAGGATTCTTCGCCGAAATACGTTCGAATCGGGGCATTGCTTTTGGATATAGATGGGGTTAACGATTACTCCTTCCTGCGGATTAACGGGGGCATATCCAATATCCCGATTTCCCCGGATCAAGTAGCCATACTTGGAACGGTGGATTTGGAGGTGTAA
- a CDS encoding DUF2634 domain-containing protein, with product MILPEGAVLNNASEEVEQPSRTYRLDIERGKITGLVDGQDAVKQAIYKILNTERFGHFIYSGSYGSEKSEIFRTDYERCIRDALLQDERISAIQDFEISGSGDEAALRFTALTINGSVSIEKGGF from the coding sequence TTGATCTTGCCTGAAGGAGCGGTTCTGAATAACGCGTCAGAAGAAGTAGAACAGCCGAGTCGAACCTACCGATTGGATATTGAGCGAGGGAAGATAACAGGCCTTGTTGATGGGCAGGATGCCGTAAAGCAGGCGATTTACAAAATATTGAATACGGAGCGATTCGGCCATTTCATTTATTCCGGAAGTTACGGAAGCGAGAAAAGCGAAATATTCCGCACCGATTACGAGCGCTGCATTCGTGACGCTCTGCTGCAGGATGAACGCATTAGCGCCATTCAAGATTTCGAAATATCGGGAAGCGGGGACGAGGCTGCCCTTCGTTTTACGGCTCTGACGATTAACGGCTCCGTATCCATTGAGAAAGGAGGGTTCTAA
- a CDS encoding LysM peptidoglycan-binding domain-containing protein yields the protein MAETSPFTMMIGWNNGQEGWEFPVLPDEINIKRDGSGKDYNIVGTGPISTIEKPGLAEISFKSFFPGHNYPFNQNISHWKKYDPVLDRTESLNTILKVMRGVAWNTKVPDPNAYVNDMNRWMHSGYPVRFIYVGSNSQDDSAKISLPMSIESFERWEEAGSPGDIFYSLKLKEYVFHYPQKVKAVTTADGKTKLLKGSSTRSDDRVPPKTYTLKPGDTLIKVAGMQLGDSARWRDIQKLNGITDAELKRLPVGKVLKLPERR from the coding sequence ATGGCGGAGACAAGTCCGTTCACAATGATGATCGGCTGGAACAACGGCCAGGAGGGATGGGAGTTTCCGGTTCTGCCTGACGAGATCAACATTAAACGGGATGGATCAGGCAAGGATTACAATATTGTCGGCACCGGTCCAATCAGCACGATTGAGAAGCCGGGGCTTGCGGAAATAAGCTTCAAGAGCTTTTTTCCCGGGCATAACTATCCGTTTAATCAAAATATTTCTCATTGGAAAAAGTATGATCCCGTTCTGGATCGAACCGAATCCTTGAATACGATTCTTAAAGTGATGCGCGGCGTCGCTTGGAACACGAAAGTACCGGATCCAAACGCCTATGTGAATGATATGAACAGATGGATGCACAGCGGTTACCCTGTCCGGTTTATTTACGTGGGCAGCAATTCCCAGGATGATTCGGCGAAAATCAGTCTGCCGATGTCGATCGAATCCTTCGAGCGTTGGGAAGAGGCGGGTTCCCCGGGCGATATTTTCTATTCGCTTAAGTTGAAGGAGTATGTCTTCCATTACCCGCAAAAAGTCAAAGCCGTAACAACGGCCGACGGTAAAACGAAACTCCTCAAGGGGTCTTCTACACGATCGGATGATCGGGTGCCCCCAAAAACGTATACCTTAAAACCGGGCGATACCCTTATAAAGGTAGCCGGCATGCAACTAGGCGACAGCGCGCGGTGGAGGGACATTCAAAAGCTCAACGGAATTACGGACGCGGAGCTCAAGCGTCTGCCGGTAGGTAAAGTACTTAAATTGCCGGAGAGGCGCTGA
- a CDS encoding tail fiber protein has translation MARKALIQIRRGLEINIGLLAEGELGYCTDSQKLYIGTSGGNVVLVAAQTAGDMLKSIYDTDNDGKVDTAVAADNVPWSGISNKPAASVNAAGIVQLNSTVTSTSMVQAATASAVKSAYDLASGKLSPRVTWNQLKGV, from the coding sequence ATGGCTAGGAAAGCATTAATTCAGATCCGCCGGGGACTGGAGATCAATATCGGTTTGCTAGCTGAAGGAGAGCTTGGTTATTGCACGGATAGCCAGAAGCTCTACATCGGAACAAGCGGAGGAAATGTCGTGCTTGTTGCTGCCCAGACCGCCGGCGATATGCTGAAGTCCATCTACGATACGGATAATGACGGCAAAGTAGACACTGCCGTTGCTGCAGATAACGTGCCTTGGTCCGGCATTAGCAATAAACCGGCAGCTTCCGTTAATGCCGCCGGCATCGTGCAGCTTAACAGCACGGTAACGAGCACCAGCATGGTACAGGCAGCTACCGCAAGCGCGGTGAAATCGGCTTACGATTTGGCCAGTGGAAAACTAAGCCCTAGAGTAACTTGGAATCAACTTAAGGGGGTGTGA
- a CDS encoding DUF2577 family protein codes for MSINDQVKKIVKEYLSSIQPVAVMYGTVTNIDPLEVNVDQRLTFSADFLIVPEHIGTSLEPGAKLILLRAAGGEKYIVIGRLPD; via the coding sequence ATGAGCATAAACGACCAAGTAAAAAAAATCGTAAAGGAGTATTTAAGCTCGATACAACCGGTAGCCGTCATGTACGGGACGGTTACGAATATAGATCCGCTGGAAGTGAACGTTGATCAACGGCTCACCTTTTCGGCGGATTTTTTAATTGTACCGGAGCATATCGGAACCAGTCTGGAACCTGGCGCGAAGCTGATTCTACTGCGTGCGGCCGGCGGTGAAAAATATATAGTAATAGGGAGGTTGCCGGATTGA